From a single Fusobacterium ulcerans ATCC 49185 genomic region:
- a CDS encoding TrkH family potassium uptake protein: MNNKMVRYVIGHILKIETAFMLIPLALSFFYHESITVKKAYVFTMVLLLFSSLLISKKIPENQKIYAKEGLVIVSISWIALSLFGALPFVFSKRIPSFIDAFFETVSGFTTTGASVLTNVEALENSLLFWRSFTHLVGGMGVLVLALAILPKNNNQSLHIMKAEVPGPTFGKLVAKMSYNSRILYMIYIFITIVITVLLKLGGMSLFDSIVHAFGTVGTGGFGIKNSSIAYYHSSYIDYVLGIGMLLCGMNFNLFYALLLKNYKQVFKNEELKYYCGIVAIAIIAIAVNISSSYTSIRLLFRDVFFTVSSVITTTGYSTVDFDTWPVFSKTILLLLMFVGGCAGSTAGGLKVSRIAILFKTVVGEFKKIGTPNRVINIKMDKKVITKELSSGISTYLMLYITIFLIAILFVAWDSPDFLSAFSAVAATFNNIGPGMGIVGPTSNYASFSNINKVMLSLIMLLGRLEIFPILILFSPSLYKKSN, encoded by the coding sequence ATGAATAATAAAATGGTAAGATATGTAATTGGACATATCTTAAAAATAGAAACTGCTTTTATGCTGATACCATTAGCATTAAGTTTTTTTTATCATGAAAGTATTACAGTTAAAAAAGCTTATGTCTTTACCATGGTGCTACTTTTGTTTTCCAGTCTTCTTATTTCTAAAAAGATTCCTGAAAATCAAAAGATATATGCTAAAGAAGGACTTGTTATAGTGTCAATTTCATGGATAGCATTATCACTTTTTGGGGCTCTTCCTTTTGTATTCAGCAAAAGAATACCCTCATTTATTGATGCTTTTTTTGAAACAGTAAGTGGTTTTACCACAACTGGAGCCAGTGTATTAACCAATGTTGAAGCTTTAGAAAATTCGCTATTATTCTGGAGAAGCTTTACTCATCTAGTAGGTGGAATGGGTGTACTGGTTCTGGCATTAGCTATACTGCCCAAAAATAATAATCAGTCTCTTCATATAATGAAAGCTGAAGTTCCTGGACCTACATTTGGTAAATTAGTTGCAAAAATGTCTTATAACTCAAGAATTCTTTATATGATATATATTTTCATCACTATTGTTATTACTGTACTATTAAAACTTGGAGGAATGTCTCTTTTTGATTCTATAGTTCATGCCTTTGGTACAGTGGGAACAGGAGGATTTGGTATAAAGAATAGTAGTATTGCCTATTATCATAGTTCATACATTGATTATGTCCTTGGAATAGGGATGCTTCTATGTGGTATGAACTTCAATCTTTTCTATGCCTTGCTTTTAAAAAACTATAAACAGGTGTTCAAAAATGAAGAATTAAAATATTACTGTGGAATAGTTGCAATAGCTATAATTGCTATTGCAGTAAATATATCATCTTCATATACAAGTATCAGACTTTTATTCAGAGATGTATTTTTTACCGTTTCATCTGTAATTACTACAACAGGATATTCTACTGTAGATTTTGATACATGGCCTGTATTCTCCAAAACAATTCTTCTTTTGCTTATGTTTGTAGGAGGATGTGCTGGTTCTACAGCAGGAGGATTAAAAGTTTCAAGAATAGCAATACTTTTTAAAACAGTTGTTGGAGAATTTAAAAAAATAGGTACTCCAAATAGAGTCATAAATATAAAAATGGATAAAAAAGTTATTACTAAAGAATTATCTAGTGGAATAAGTACTTATCTGATGTTATACATTACTATATTTCTGATAGCTATTTTATTTGTAGCATGGGATTCCCCTGATTTCCTATCAGCATTCAGTGCTGTTGCAGCTACATTTAATAACATTGGTCCAGGAATGGGAATAGTTGGTCCAACATCTAACTATGCATCTTTTTCCAACATTAATAAAGTGATGCTGTCTTTGATAATGCTTTTAGGAAGACTGGAAATTTTTCCTATATTAATACTTTTTTCACCTAGTTTATATAAAAAATCCAATTAA
- a CDS encoding SWIM zinc finger family protein, which yields MDSKNSIINEIKSFLPFINEEFIVSISNKGIYKRSIKDLEKARENILLSVKNTGIIEVKIEDAVVELNVNVQNSKCTCPSSSICKHIVMALLYLKEFYDNNQDGAEGVKEEAKEEIDETAFYEELKKITGEKILELVGKKNYNSLINSIFIRDEAVFEYGDMLTVSIASLNVKVYFPKENSIENAMCSCKEKGICSHKAYALISYLIKEGKITEEDTEYDKIEIGEKEKEIIKNLHIFISSIFDKGISGLTGNEISQAEKFYIQTYGIKLFAAADELKNLSSELGFYFSKNISFSNKRLMHILCSVYNRTSALLATEDNRKKMMLAGQRQEEKFNLDNIELIGLGASGGITKRNDLLITAYFYCKDIKTILSMSTLRPYENSSQLGTLYNMGQVWSNELSFKEVSMSKMSLRDVKLSTGKISSAKSTICSIKGKTSREDVQEIAVSDYSSIVEELRQHKFKYFEPYSATKSIFLIKVEEIKNIEYDKIEQKLKFDSLDSNGNIITFDIKYNSVSENAIKYFEKNKTGLYFEYILGSINEKNGIMNGRFLSGIQDGQVRNIFF from the coding sequence ATGGATAGCAAAAATAGTATTATAAATGAAATAAAATCTTTTCTTCCCTTTATCAATGAAGAATTTATAGTAAGTATTTCAAATAAAGGAATATATAAACGTTCTATAAAAGATTTGGAAAAGGCTAGAGAAAATATTTTATTATCAGTAAAAAATACAGGAATCATAGAAGTAAAAATAGAAGATGCAGTGGTAGAGCTGAATGTAAATGTTCAAAATAGTAAATGTACATGTCCCTCTTCCAGTATCTGTAAACATATTGTAATGGCTCTTCTTTATTTAAAGGAATTCTATGATAATAATCAAGATGGAGCTGAAGGAGTAAAAGAAGAGGCAAAAGAGGAAATTGATGAAACAGCATTTTATGAAGAACTGAAAAAAATTACTGGAGAAAAGATATTAGAATTAGTTGGAAAGAAAAATTATAATTCTCTTATCAATTCAATTTTTATCAGAGATGAAGCAGTGTTTGAATATGGAGATATGCTTACTGTATCTATTGCCAGTCTAAATGTAAAAGTGTATTTTCCAAAAGAAAATTCTATAGAGAATGCTATGTGTTCTTGTAAAGAAAAAGGAATCTGTTCACATAAAGCATATGCCCTGATATCTTACTTGATAAAAGAGGGGAAAATAACAGAAGAGGATACAGAATATGATAAAATAGAGATAGGAGAAAAGGAAAAAGAAATTATAAAGAATCTTCATATTTTTATAAGTTCTATATTTGATAAGGGAATATCTGGACTAACTGGAAATGAAATAAGTCAGGCAGAAAAATTCTATATACAGACTTATGGAATAAAACTTTTTGCAGCAGCAGATGAATTGAAAAATCTTTCAAGTGAGCTAGGATTTTATTTTTCTAAAAATATATCTTTTTCTAATAAAAGATTGATGCATATATTATGTTCTGTCTATAATAGAACATCAGCTCTTCTTGCAACAGAAGATAACAGAAAAAAAATGATGCTTGCAGGACAGAGACAGGAAGAAAAATTTAATCTTGATAATATTGAGTTGATAGGTTTGGGAGCTTCTGGAGGAATCACTAAAAGAAATGATCTTTTAATAACAGCTTATTTTTATTGTAAGGATATAAAGACTATTTTATCTATGAGTACCCTCAGACCTTATGAAAATAGTTCACAATTAGGCACTTTGTATAATATGGGGCAGGTATGGTCTAATGAGCTTTCTTTTAAAGAAGTATCCATGTCAAAAATGTCTTTGAGAGATGTAAAATTATCTACTGGAAAAATATCTTCTGCAAAATCTACAATTTGTAGTATAAAAGGAAAAACTTCTAGAGAAGATGTACAGGAAATAGCAGTTTCTGATTACTCTTCTATAGTAGAAGAGTTAAGACAGCATAAATTTAAGTATTTCGAACCATATTCAGCTACTAAAAGTATTTTTTTAATAAAAGTAGAAGAGATAAAAAATATAGAGTATGATAAGATAGAACAAAAACTTAAATTTGATTCTTTAGATTCAAACGGAAATATTATAACTTTTGATATAAAATATAATTCTGTATCAGAAAATGCTATAAAGTATTTTGAAAAGAATAAAACAGGACTTTATTTTGAGTATATACTTGGAAGTATTAATGAAAAGAATGGTATAATGAATGGAAGATTTTTAAGTGGAATACAAGATGGACAGGTAAGAAATATATTTTTTTAA
- the trkA gene encoding Trk system potassium transporter TrkA — MKITIVGGGKIGELLCKDLAIEGNDITLIEEDPKILDRILSSSDIMGLVGNGANCEVLREASVETADIFIAVTHSDEINIISSVIAKKMGAKYTIARVRNPEYSSQMKFMSDSLGIDIMLNPEAEAAYFIARNLEFPNALNVETFANNKVNLVEVLVEKDTYLDGIKLAEFKNKYFASILVCIVKRGQEVYIPTGNFILQAGDRIYVTGIQSELSKFYKSLGHKEERIKSVVIIGGGRITYYLTDILLERMMDVKIIEIDEEKAQELSGIYENAVVVHGDGTDSELLDEERFGEYDAFVSLTGIDEENIILSMYANKLGIKKTITKINGISLFNVLELVGLQSIVTPKKIIADYIVRIVRSLVSSQGENIETLYRLVDNNVEAIEFKVPENSDVINIPLKDLNTKNNLLIAYILRKGQLIFPGGLDVLKPKDRVIIVTTEKFLDDINKILK; from the coding sequence ATGAAAATTACAATTGTTGGTGGAGGAAAAATAGGGGAACTCCTCTGTAAAGACCTTGCTATTGAAGGAAATGATATAACACTTATTGAAGAAGATCCAAAAATACTTGATAGAATTCTTTCTTCTTCTGATATTATGGGATTGGTTGGAAATGGAGCCAATTGTGAAGTATTAAGAGAAGCTTCTGTTGAAACAGCTGATATCTTTATAGCTGTTACACATTCAGATGAAATCAATATTATTTCATCAGTAATAGCAAAAAAAATGGGTGCTAAATATACAATAGCCAGAGTAAGAAATCCTGAATACTCTTCACAAATGAAATTTATGAGTGATTCTTTAGGTATAGATATTATGCTGAATCCAGAGGCAGAAGCTGCTTATTTTATAGCTAGAAATCTTGAATTTCCCAATGCTTTAAATGTTGAAACTTTTGCTAATAACAAAGTTAATCTTGTGGAGGTTCTTGTAGAAAAAGATACCTATTTAGATGGAATAAAATTAGCAGAATTTAAAAATAAATACTTTGCAAGTATCTTAGTGTGTATTGTAAAAAGAGGACAGGAAGTTTATATCCCAACTGGTAACTTTATTTTACAAGCTGGAGACAGAATATATGTAACTGGTATTCAAAGTGAACTCTCTAAGTTTTACAAATCCCTTGGTCATAAAGAAGAACGTATAAAGTCGGTTGTTATAATTGGTGGAGGACGTATCACTTATTATCTGACAGATATTCTTTTAGAAAGAATGATGGATGTAAAAATAATTGAAATTGATGAAGAGAAAGCTCAAGAGTTAAGTGGTATATATGAAAATGCTGTTGTGGTACATGGTGATGGTACTGACAGTGAACTTCTTGATGAAGAAAGATTTGGAGAATACGATGCCTTTGTATCTCTCACTGGTATAGATGAAGAAAATATTATTCTTTCTATGTATGCTAATAAATTAGGAATCAAAAAAACTATTACCAAAATAAATGGAATATCTTTATTCAATGTTTTAGAACTTGTAGGACTTCAGTCTATTGTTACTCCTAAAAAAATAATTGCTGACTATATAGTAAGAATAGTGAGATCATTAGTAAGTTCACAGGGAGAAAATATTGAAACTCTTTACAGGCTTGTTGACAACAATGTTGAAGCTATTGAATTTAAAGTTCCTGAAAATAGTGATGTTATTAATATTCCATTAAAAGATTTAAACACAAAAAATAACCTTCTTATTGCTTACATTTTAAGAAAAGGTCAACTGATATTTCCAGGAGGACTTGATGTATTAAAGCCTAAAGATAGAGTCATCATTGTCACTACTGAAAAATTCTTAGATGATATTAATAAAATATTAAAATAA
- a CDS encoding SNF2-related protein, whose amino-acid sequence MARFLLNAFRKTKNEKVFDKGKDCYDNRQLLDYQIEKIKNEDETIFEMKGRIGGAGDVYTSNIKFTKDELINYKCDCRYFEANGNICKHIVALAFGGNAFLEELEEKEEKEIIEYFQKKEKEKNRIVLETDLWLVNNNDMSKYVLDINMSITAKGKKYKLNHKLSEFLESYEEKQMKFGVQYTYDPKKDYFVGWEKELIDYLKELYEFFSSNNSKENFSIEKVLERKRSAERIINILEKNKNVKIEKENLEKIIKVNLNYYNESINISIPDFVKYLSIGYSYIAYRDIIDTKIYKVSQEKLEKFREFENIMKLKDWNLSLKEEYVKDVMLKISTFSKINLDKKMKEKVYEPKVVEIGIFMDLCEKEGINIIIEKIFDEKREKDINKVIIIEDKHIDEKIISEILGTYKFVKKDEKYILKDSDEIYNFIKNAVPILSEKYRVFYSENFKIKKYETVSYHMSAKMTDLFEISFEVDGITKEEVYEVLKAIKEKKKYYILKNREMLLLGENKSMEELSKLLEEAEAKKSEIISGKIKREKAYGYFILNFLDRLNNVKMSSDMENVCKEIVKSKKKNNDSNIDEKFPMLREYQKVGVQWLLALRKIKMGGVLADDMGLGKTLQMISYFSMLEENDGIRLIIVPKSLMYNWRKEFKKFAPNLRVNIVEGKAVIRKEIIENSKAGDILISTYGFLMKDGEFYNDVKIDTLVLDEAQNIKNYLSRTAYFVKKIKADIRIALTGTPIENTTLELWSIFDFIFPGYLGKHTKFLKKYRENNNLEELRTMIAPFILRRLKNDVLPELPDKIETDIMVELSEDEKKLYLAYLEKYKEEIHSKDNSVEIFAYLTKLRQLCNHPKLFLKDYKGESSKLEAILELLEECRSGNHRVLLFSQFTEMLDIIKESLPKDVNYMYLDGKTKSGKRMELIERFNRGEGDIFIISLKAGGNGINLTGADTVIHVDPWWNSSVENQATDRAYRIGQKKNVNVFKMIAKGTIEEKINIIKDKKEKLIKEILDENIDKTFSMTKKDILELLNVK is encoded by the coding sequence GTGGCAAGATTCTTACTGAATGCATTCAGAAAAACTAAAAATGAAAAAGTATTTGATAAAGGAAAAGATTGCTATGACAACAGGCAGCTTCTTGATTATCAAATAGAAAAGATTAAAAATGAAGATGAAACTATATTTGAAATGAAAGGAAGAATTGGTGGAGCTGGAGATGTATATACCTCTAATATTAAATTTACAAAAGATGAACTTATAAATTATAAATGTGACTGTAGGTATTTTGAAGCAAATGGAAATATATGCAAACATATAGTGGCTTTGGCATTTGGAGGAAATGCTTTTCTTGAGGAATTGGAAGAAAAAGAAGAAAAGGAAATAATAGAATATTTCCAAAAAAAAGAAAAAGAAAAAAATAGAATAGTTTTGGAAACTGATTTATGGTTAGTTAATAACAATGATATGAGCAAATATGTTCTTGATATAAATATGTCAATTACAGCAAAAGGAAAAAAATATAAATTGAATCATAAACTTTCAGAATTTTTAGAAAGCTATGAAGAAAAGCAAATGAAATTTGGAGTACAGTATACTTATGACCCTAAAAAAGATTATTTTGTTGGCTGGGAAAAAGAACTTATAGATTACTTGAAAGAGTTATATGAATTTTTTAGTTCTAATAATTCAAAGGAAAATTTTTCTATTGAAAAGGTACTGGAAAGAAAAAGGTCTGCTGAAAGAATAATTAATATATTAGAAAAAAATAAAAATGTAAAGATTGAAAAAGAAAATTTAGAAAAAATTATAAAAGTAAATTTAAATTATTATAACGAGAGTATAAATATAAGTATTCCTGATTTTGTAAAATATTTAAGTATAGGATATAGTTATATTGCTTATAGAGATATTATTGATACAAAGATATATAAAGTATCTCAAGAGAAGCTTGAAAAATTTAGAGAGTTTGAAAATATAATGAAATTAAAGGATTGGAATTTGAGTTTAAAAGAAGAATATGTAAAAGATGTAATGCTAAAAATTTCAACATTTTCAAAAATCAATTTAGATAAAAAAATGAAAGAAAAAGTATATGAGCCTAAAGTAGTAGAAATAGGAATATTTATGGATTTGTGTGAAAAAGAAGGAATAAATATAATAATAGAAAAAATATTTGATGAAAAAAGAGAAAAAGATATAAATAAAGTTATTATTATTGAAGATAAACATATAGATGAAAAAATTATTTCTGAAATATTAGGAACATATAAATTTGTAAAAAAAGATGAAAAATATATTTTAAAAGATTCAGATGAAATATATAATTTCATAAAAAATGCTGTTCCAATTTTAAGTGAAAAATATAGAGTATTTTATTCAGAGAACTTTAAAATAAAAAAATATGAAACAGTAAGTTATCATATGTCTGCTAAAATGACTGATCTCTTTGAAATAAGCTTTGAAGTAGATGGAATTACAAAAGAAGAAGTATATGAAGTACTGAAAGCTATTAAAGAAAAGAAAAAATACTATATTCTCAAAAATAGAGAAATGCTCCTTTTAGGAGAAAATAAAAGTATGGAAGAACTTTCAAAGCTTTTAGAAGAAGCGGAAGCTAAAAAAAGTGAAATAATTTCTGGAAAAATAAAAAGAGAAAAAGCTTATGGATATTTTATATTAAACTTTTTAGATCGATTAAACAATGTAAAAATGAGCAGTGATATGGAAAATGTATGTAAAGAAATTGTAAAATCTAAGAAAAAGAATAATGATTCAAATATAGATGAAAAGTTTCCAATGTTAAGAGAATATCAAAAAGTAGGAGTACAGTGGCTTTTAGCTTTAAGAAAAATAAAGATGGGCGGAGTACTAGCTGATGATATGGGATTGGGGAAAACTTTACAAATGATATCATATTTTTCTATGTTAGAAGAAAATGATGGAATAAGACTTATAATTGTACCAAAAAGCCTTATGTATAACTGGAGAAAGGAATTTAAAAAATTTGCTCCTAACCTTCGTGTAAATATAGTTGAAGGAAAAGCAGTAATAAGAAAAGAGATAATAGAGAATTCAAAAGCTGGAGATATTCTCATAAGTACATATGGTTTTTTAATGAAAGATGGAGAATTTTATAATGATGTAAAAATTGATACTTTAGTACTGGATGAAGCTCAGAATATCAAGAACTATTTATCAAGAACTGCTTATTTTGTGAAAAAAATAAAAGCAGATATAAGAATAGCTTTAACAGGGACTCCAATAGAAAACACTACTTTGGAATTATGGAGTATTTTTGATTTTATTTTTCCTGGATACTTAGGAAAGCATACAAAATTTTTGAAAAAATATAGAGAAAATAATAATTTAGAAGAACTTAGAACAATGATAGCTCCATTTATTTTAAGAAGATTAAAAAATGATGTGCTTCCTGAGCTTCCTGATAAAATTGAAACAGATATCATGGTTGAATTAAGTGAAGATGAGAAAAAACTTTATTTAGCTTACTTAGAAAAATATAAAGAAGAGATTCATAGCAAAGATAATTCAGTGGAAATATTTGCATATCTTACAAAGTTAAGACAGCTTTGCAATCATCCAAAACTTTTTTTAAAAGACTATAAAGGTGAGAGTTCAAAGTTAGAAGCTATACTGGAACTTTTGGAAGAGTGCAGAAGTGGAAATCATAGAGTACTTCTGTTTTCCCAATTTACAGAAATGCTGGATATAATTAAAGAAAGTCTTCCTAAAGATGTAAATTATATGTATCTAGATGGAAAAACAAAATCAGGAAAAAGAATGGAACTTATAGAAAGATTTAATAGAGGAGAAGGAGATATATTTATTATATCATTGAAAGCAGGAGGAAATGGAATTAATCTTACTGGTGCAGATACAGTGATACATGTTGACCCTTGGTGGAATTCTTCAGTTGAAAATCAAGCTACTGACAGAGCATATAGAATAGGACAGAAAAAAAATGTCAATGTTTTTAAAATGATAGCTAAGGGAACTATAGAGGAAAAAATAAATATAATAAAAGATAAAAAAGAAAAATTAATAAAAGAAATATTAGATGAAAATATAGACAAAACATTCTCTATGACAAAAAAAGATATATTAGAACTATTAAATGTAAAATAA
- the mntA gene encoding type VII toxin-antitoxin system MntA family adenylyltransferase antitoxin: protein MEIEKYADKIIKKLENIECDFIYIFGSYAKGEQNNDSDVDIAFYSLIKHDSYDIFLLAQEISLQLGKEVDLIQINFSTTVFQKEVVENGILIYEKNKIQREKFENLVLKKYLKLNEERKEIIDNYEV from the coding sequence ATGGAGATTGAAAAATATGCTGATAAAATAATAAAAAAATTAGAAAATATAGAATGTGATTTTATTTATATATTTGGTTCATATGCTAAAGGAGAACAAAATAATGATAGTGATGTAGATATAGCCTTTTATTCGTTGATTAAGCATGATTCTTATGATATTTTTCTTCTAGCTCAAGAAATTTCTCTGCAATTAGGAAAAGAGGTAGACTTGATTCAAATAAATTTTTCTACAACAGTGTTTCAAAAAGAAGTTGTAGAAAATGGTATTTTGATATATGAGAAAAATAAAATTCAAAGAGAGAAATTTGAAAATCTTGTTTTAAAAAAATATTTAAAACTGAATGAAGAAAGAAAAGAAATAATAGATAATTATGAAGTATAA
- a CDS encoding DUF2085 domain-containing protein — protein MYRVGKFLKILFMCHSKPERSLYFKEKQFPICARCTGILLGWIFGIIYCLLLEVPKGYITILILFPLIVDGTMQSLRKKESNNIKRIITGILFGMGTIFIFVYFHRIMMKLALIFLEKYNFIK, from the coding sequence ATGTATAGAGTAGGAAAATTTTTAAAAATATTATTTATGTGCCATTCAAAACCTGAAAGAAGTCTTTACTTTAAAGAAAAACAATTTCCTATATGTGCGAGATGTACAGGAATACTGCTGGGATGGATATTTGGAATAATATATTGTCTTTTATTAGAAGTTCCTAAAGGGTATATTACTATATTGATTCTTTTTCCTTTGATAGTTGATGGAACTATGCAGTCATTAAGAAAAAAAGAGAGCAATAATATCAAGAGAATTATTACAGGAATTTTGTTTGGTATGGGAACTATATTTATTTTTGTATACTTTCATAGAATAATGATGAAATTAGCTCTTATTTTTTTGGAAAAATATAATTTTATTAAATAA
- a CDS encoding ABC transporter substrate-binding protein, with translation MIKKIAVLTLSLFLLGCGGKTEEKKVVKSEKVTVTVAQAAKPKTLDPPLANQVASMTVARQVFNTLLAVDDEGNLIPEIAEKWEFENPKSILFTIKKGIKFHNGAELTVEDIAFSVERMREKAGTRILLEKISGVEIVDDAHVRVLLSSEFSPLLYNMTLSLCGIINKEDTLKRGESEIAINPNGTGPFRLIYWNSGDVLKFEPFEESFMGKPEIDELVFKVIPEGNNRLIALETGEVDIAYNLSPSDIKFVEENKDLTLVNRPSMRTEYVGFNTEKYPFNKKEFRQAVNNVLDREGILSAVYDNAGEPATSMVSPNMIGGKPTGDISLNLDKAKELLSEVGDIPKEMKIMTDSTPANIQTAQIIQANLKELGIDLIIEPVEWGTYLEKSAIGQHELILGGWFPGTNDSDIVLYPLYHTDARGAAGNRSFYSNPEYDKLAEQGRLETDMEKRAEIYRQAQAILEEDLPLIPILRKNELVGMRKNITNFIFRPNGHHVLTKIKKVK, from the coding sequence ATGATAAAAAAAATAGCAGTATTAACATTGTCACTGTTTTTATTAGGTTGTGGAGGGAAAACAGAAGAAAAGAAAGTGGTAAAAAGTGAAAAAGTAACTGTAACTGTAGCACAGGCAGCAAAACCTAAAACTTTGGATCCACCTCTTGCAAATCAGGTAGCTTCTATGACTGTAGCAAGACAAGTATTCAATACTCTTTTAGCTGTAGATGATGAAGGGAATCTTATTCCAGAAATAGCTGAGAAATGGGAATTTGAAAATCCAAAGTCAATTCTTTTTACTATAAAAAAAGGAATAAAATTTCACAATGGTGCTGAACTTACAGTGGAAGATATAGCTTTTTCTGTAGAAAGAATGAGAGAAAAAGCTGGAACACGTATACTTCTAGAAAAAATAAGTGGTGTTGAAATAGTGGATGATGCCCATGTAAGAGTACTTTTATCAAGTGAATTTTCGCCATTACTGTATAATATGACTCTTTCTCTTTGTGGAATAATAAATAAAGAAGATACACTGAAAAGAGGAGAAAGTGAAATAGCTATAAATCCAAATGGAACAGGCCCTTTCAGACTTATTTATTGGAATAGTGGAGATGTATTGAAGTTTGAACCTTTTGAAGAGAGTTTTATGGGAAAACCAGAAATAGATGAACTTGTATTTAAAGTTATACCAGAAGGCAACAACAGACTTATAGCTCTTGAAACTGGAGAAGTGGATATAGCATATAATTTAAGTCCATCAGATATAAAATTTGTAGAGGAAAATAAAGATCTTACTTTAGTCAACAGACCATCTATGAGAACAGAATATGTAGGATTCAATACTGAAAAATATCCATTTAATAAAAAAGAATTCAGACAAGCTGTAAATAATGTTTTAGATAGAGAAGGAATATTAAGTGCTGTTTATGATAATGCAGGAGAACCTGCTACATCTATGGTAAGTCCTAATATGATAGGAGGAAAACCAACAGGAGATATCAGCTTGAATTTAGATAAAGCAAAAGAACTTTTAAGTGAAGTTGGAGATATTCCTAAAGAGATGAAAATAATGACAGATTCTACTCCAGCTAATATTCAGACTGCTCAGATTATACAGGCTAACTTAAAAGAATTAGGAATAGATTTGATAATAGAACCAGTTGAATGGGGAACTTATCTTGAAAAGAGTGCAATTGGACAACATGAATTGATTTTAGGTGGATGGTTTCCAGGAACTAATGACTCTGATATTGTATTGTATCCACTTTATCATACAGATGCAAGAGGAGCAGCAGGAAATAGAAGTTTTTACAGCAACCCAGAATATGATAAGCTGGCTGAACAAGGCAGATTAGAAACTGATATGGAAAAAAGAGCTGAAATATACAGACAAGCTCAAGCTATATTAGAAGAGGATCTTCCATTGATACCTATTCTTAGAAAAAATGAGTTAGTAGGAATGAGAAAAAATATAACTAATTTTATATTTAGACCAAATGGGCATCACGTTTTGACAAAAATAAAGAAAGTTAAATAA